A window of the Torulaspora globosa chromosome 6, complete sequence genome harbors these coding sequences:
- the PAM17 gene encoding Pam17p (ancestral locus Anc_1.196) gives MLSVAAQFACRRSLMPGLGVNTRSVSLGVRSLSNNADKGIEGNSDLTWIDFFKMRRQQRRINVGSSVFTAFLGCNASWAYLSTMQIDPTQTLLGFDPLMVITAGIAASGALGYLLGPLVGSQIFQMLNRRRLPGFDIKNKEFLKKVIENRVDASSQSFSNPVPDYYGEKIGSIGEYRQWLRDCHAYRRKAKEFL, from the coding sequence ATGTTATCTGTAGCTGCTCAATTTGCGTGTCGCAGGAGTTTGATGCCCGGCTTGGGCGTGAATACGAGGTCCGTAAGTCTCGGGGTGAGATCGTTGAGCAATAACGCCGACAAAGGCATCGAGGGAAACAGCGACCTGACATGGAttgattttttcaagatgcGCAGACAGCAACGTCGTATCAACGTGGGTTCTTCCGTCTTCACTGCGTTCCTCGGCTGTAACGCCTCCTGGGCATACCTGTCAACGATGCAGATCGACCCAACGCAGACTTTGCTCGGGTTCGACCCACTTATGGTGATCACTGCAGGCATTGCGGCGTCAGGAGCTCTCGGATACCTGCTCGGCCCGCTCGTTGGCTCACAGATCTTCCAGATGCTGAACAGAAGGAGACTGCCAGGCTTcgacatcaagaacaaggagTTCCTCAAGAAAGTGATCGAAAATCGTGTCGATGCGTCCTCACAGAGTTTCAGCAACCCTGTGCCAGACTATTACGGCGAAAAGATAGGCTCTATCGGCGAGTACAGACAGTGGCTGAGGGACTGTCACGCATACAGAAGGAAGGCCAAGGAGTTCCTCTGA
- the SNA3 gene encoding Sna3p (ancestral locus Anc_1.197), whose translation MSGVNDIKSKLTVNRNDIWLLVLSVFVPPVPVLIRKGFFSRDFLLNLLLFITFVIPAIAHAAFVVVETSEERNRDFALVPSHDGQEEATGPSNGDFNVDLEANSQSHDLPEYDDVVTAPVAATDNKVQK comes from the coding sequence ATGAGTGGTGTGAACGATATTAAAAGCAAGCTAACTGTGAACCGAAACGACATTTGGTTGCTGGTGCTGTCGGTTTTTGTGCCTCCTGTACCAGTGCTGATTAGAAAAGGCTTCTTCAGTAGAGACTTTTTGTTGAACTTGCTGCTTTTCATAACGTTTGTTATTCCAGCAATTGCCCATGCAGCCTTTGTGGTCGTCGAGACAAGCGAAGAAAGGAACAGAGATTTTGCTCTGGTGCCATCGCACGATGGCCAAGAGGAAGCTACTGGTCCTAGTAACGGGGACTTCAACGTGGATCTGGAGGCCAACAGCCAGAGCCACGACTTACCTGAGTACGATGACGTAGTGACAGCTCCCGTGGCTGCCACCGACAACAAGGTTCAAAAATAG